DNA sequence from the Peptoniphilus sp. GNH genome:
AGACAGGTCAAGTCTTATAAAGCTTGCTGATGTTTCTGGCGAAATAAAGGCCGGATTTAAGGTTAGAATTATAGGTATTAATAGGGATTCATATATAAGGCGAAATATGCACATTTTGTCATTTGATGTCGAAGATGAGAGTGGCAGAGGAACTATAACCTTTTTTAATCAAGCTTTTTTGAAAAATTCAATTAAGCCAAATCAAGTTTATAAGGTATTTGGCAAGGCGATAAGACAAAATTATATAACAAAAATTTCATCTCCTATAATCGAAAGAGGCGATGCTAGTTTGAAGGTAGGTTCTATAATTGCTAAATACAAATTATCTGAAAAAATTTCAAACAATGAGTTTGCTAAAATAGTAAAAGAATGCCTAAAAAAGATTGAGATTCCAGAAATATTACCCCAATACATAGTTTCTAAATATAGACTTATATCTCGGAAAAAGGCTCTTGAAATCTTGCATTTTCCAAGTGATTTAGAACTTTTGGAAAAGGCCAGAAACAGAATGGCATTTGAGGAATTATTTTTGCTTCAAATTGCAATTTATACATTTAGAAAATCAGGAAATGGTGAGAAAGCCCTTGCCTTAAAAGTAGGTGAAGAGTTCTACGATTTTCTCAAAACTCTGCCTTTTAAATTGACATCAGGGCAGGAAAAAGCTCTTAAAGAAATCATAGGTGATTTGGAGTCAAACAAGAGAATGAATAGACTTTTGCAAGGAGATGTTGGCTCGGGCAAGACAATTATAGCTGCTCTAGCAATGTATATTGCTTATCTAAATTCTTATCAGGCTTGCATGATGGCACCGACGGAAATACTGGCAAGTCAGCACTTTGACTCTTTATCTGAAATCTTCAAAGATTGTAATATAAAGATTGCTCTTTTGACATCTTCAACAAAAAGTGAAGATAGGGAAAAAATAATTGGAGATTTAGAAAGAGGAGAAATAGATTTTGTAGTGGGAACTCACTCCCTTATAAATGAAGAAGTAAGATTTAAAAAGTTGGCATTAAATATAACGGATGAACAGCATAGATTTGGGGTAAGACAAAGGGAAAGTCTTCAAGATAAGGATATACTTGCAAACACCTTGGTAATGACTGCGACTCCCATACCAAGAACTCTATCTTTAGTATTATATGGGGACTTGAACGTGTCAATAATAGACACCATGCCTATCGGACGTTTACCTATAAAAACCTATGGAATAAATACAGCCATGCTTGATAGGGCATATGGATTTATACAAAAAGAAATTGAAAAAGGGCATCAAGCCTATATAATCTGCCCTCTTATAGATGAGTCCGATTATTTAGCAAGTTTAAATTCTGCTATAAAAACTTTCGAAGATTTAAGGGAAAGATTCTTTAAAGATGATGTGAGCCTACTTCATGG
Encoded proteins:
- the recG gene encoding ATP-dependent DNA helicase RecG; its protein translation is MQLKDSLASIKGVGPKKEEILNKLGIYNLEDLIFYLPRDYEDRSSLIKLADVSGEIKAGFKVRIIGINRDSYIRRNMHILSFDVEDESGRGTITFFNQAFLKNSIKPNQVYKVFGKAIRQNYITKISSPIIERGDASLKVGSIIAKYKLSEKISNNEFAKIVKECLKKIEIPEILPQYIVSKYRLISRKKALEILHFPSDLELLEKARNRMAFEELFLLQIAIYTFRKSGNGEKALALKVGEEFYDFLKTLPFKLTSGQEKALKEIIGDLESNKRMNRLLQGDVGSGKTIIAALAMYIAYLNSYQACMMAPTEILASQHFDSLSEIFKDCNIKIALLTSSTKSEDREKIIGDLERGEIDFVVGTHSLINEEVRFKKLALNITDEQHRFGVRQRESLQDKDILANTLVMTATPIPRTLSLVLYGDLNVSIIDTMPIGRLPIKTYGINTAMLDRAYGFIQKEIEKGHQAYIICPLIDESDYLASLNSAIKTFEDLRERFFKDDVSLLHGQMKSEEKERVLNDFKTGKIKVIVSTTVIEVGINVPNASVIMVLNSERFGLAQLHQLRGRVGRGNIQSYCILHNGSDSIKSWERTKVMEKSSDGFFIANEDLRLRGPGEVFGTRQHGLPDLLVADFIRDNKILNYAAEEAKDIINGRQKITRDESNAIFREIKKKFSKSSLLYAN